One Phoenix dactylifera cultivar Barhee BC4 chromosome 8, palm_55x_up_171113_PBpolish2nd_filt_p, whole genome shotgun sequence genomic window carries:
- the LOC103710993 gene encoding AT-hook motif nuclear-localized protein 17-like codes for MKYHSEEVDSRSCGELKKQKKMAEEEGSRRGGDESSNEVVKRRRGRPPGSKNKPQPPVVITREFTDSSPAMRPYVFEIPAGRDVAAALADFSRRRALGLCVLSASGPVASVTLRQSPLPVEGSPSAAAVVTLGGGFEMLSISATFFPPSLPAAPGGVFSVSLAGPQGRVVGGMVAGPLVAAGTVVVVAAAFAQHIFHRLPVEEEPAGSASASLSGGGGGGDEVAAYPHQDEDDHDAEAQYHYQHHHYHRHQLHGSSDGTPIFPGHFPPNILWTLPARSPHLPPPPPYRFT; via the coding sequence ATGAAGTACCACTCAGAGGAAGTGGATAGTAGGAGCTGTGGAGAGctcaagaaacaaaagaagatggcagaggaggaggggagtaGAAGAGGAGGGGATGAGTCGAGTAATGAGGTGGTCAAGAGGCGGAGAGGCCGCCCGCCGGGATCCAAGAACAAGCCCCAGCCCCCTGTTGTCATCACCCGCGAGTTTACCGATTCCTCCCCCGCCATGCGGCCGTACGTCTTCGAGATCCCTGCCGGCCGCGACGTCGCTGCAGCCCTCGCCGACTTCTCCCGCCGCCGTGCCCTCGGTTTGTGCGTCCTCTCCGCTTCAGGCCCCGTCGCCAGCGTCACACTCCGCCAGTCACCCTTGCCGGTGGAGGGAtccccctccgccgccgccgtggTGACGTTAGGCGGCGGGTTCGAGATGCTCTCTATCTCCGCCACTTTCTTCCCGCCGTCCCTCCCCGCCGCGCCCGGCGGCGTGTTCTCGGTGTCTTTAGCAGGGCCGCAGGGGAGGGTGGTTGGGGGGATGGTGGCGGGGCCGCTGGTGGCTGCTGGaacggtggtggtggtggcggcggcATTCGCACAGCACATCTTCCACCGGCTGCCGGTGGAGgaggaaccggccggttcggcctCGGCCTCGCTCTCCGGCGGCGGTGGAGGTGGCGATGAGGTTGCTGCCTACCCTCATCAAGATGAAGATGATCATGATGCAGAAGCGCAGTATCACTACCAACACCACCATTATCATCGCCATCAACTTCATGGATCGTCCGATGGTACACCGATCTTCCCTGGTCACTTCCCTCCCAATATTCTATGGACTCTCCCCGCCCGCTCCCCGCAtctaccaccaccaccaccttatCGATTcacttaa